Proteins from a single region of Spirochaetota bacterium:
- a CDS encoding 1-acyl-sn-glycerol-3-phosphate acyltransferase has product MIKYFFSFFNKLTIQNNKKTLNFDRNFANIMRKILIPFFNLFFNIEVDDNIIKNLNPPYIILANHSNWWDPFLIGIFIKKPLHFIATEDIFRLFPYNFILPKLGAIPKIKFYPDFDTIKKIFEVKQNNGIIGIFPEGERNWDGNTLQIVPSTIKLLKKLSLPVVICLLKGAHMVYPRWAKTYRKGNILVHFTHLITKEEIDNLDEEALYNLINEKFSYNEYEFYRDKKALFLGKNKSKGLGNFLFICPHCKSINKNDSKGNFFYCRNCGYEVFINKYNFFELSKTSKVNTFYFDNPYEWNKWQISYISDQIKQNSINYFYKDKGIILFSRKKKGSLFKINSGTLKLDKNSLIVHTLRGKDIIFELKKIASINVLYRNILDFYYENSFYRIIFENSKISAYKYVITIKALKSIY; this is encoded by the coding sequence ATGATAAAATATTTTTTTTCATTTTTTAATAAATTGACTATTCAAAATAATAAAAAAACTTTAAATTTTGATCGAAATTTTGCAAATATAATGAGGAAAATATTAATACCATTTTTCAATCTTTTCTTTAATATTGAAGTTGATGATAATATCATAAAAAACCTAAATCCTCCATATATTATCCTTGCAAATCATTCAAACTGGTGGGATCCATTTTTAATAGGAATCTTTATTAAAAAACCCCTTCATTTTATTGCAACTGAAGATATTTTTAGACTTTTTCCGTATAATTTTATATTACCTAAACTTGGAGCAATACCAAAAATAAAATTCTATCCTGATTTTGATACTATCAAAAAAATATTTGAAGTTAAACAAAATAATGGAATAATTGGAATTTTCCCTGAAGGTGAAAGAAATTGGGATGGCAATACTCTTCAAATAGTACCTTCAACAATTAAATTATTAAAAAAACTATCTTTACCTGTTGTTATATGTCTACTAAAAGGAGCTCATATGGTCTATCCAAGATGGGCTAAAACTTACAGAAAAGGGAATATCTTAGTTCATTTTACTCATCTTATTACAAAAGAAGAAATTGATAATTTAGATGAAGAAGCCTTGTATAATTTGATAAATGAAAAGTTTTCATATAACGAATATGAATTTTATAGAGATAAAAAAGCTTTATTTTTGGGGAAAAATAAATCTAAAGGATTAGGAAACTTTTTATTTATTTGCCCCCACTGTAAATCAATAAATAAAAATGATTCTAAGGGAAACTTCTTTTATTGTAGAAATTGTGGATATGAAGTCTTTATAAACAAATACAACTTTTTTGAATTATCAAAAACTTCTAAAGTAAATACTTTTTACTTTGACAACCCGTATGAATGGAACAAGTGGCAAATATCTTATATATCAGACCAAATAAAACAAAACAGTATCAATTACTTTTATAAAGATAAAGGAATAATTTTATTTTCAAGAAAAAAGAAAGGTTCTTTATTTAAAATTAATAGTGGAACTTTAAAGTTAGATAAAAATTCGCTAATTGTTCATACGTTGAGAGGCAAAGATATAATTTTTGAGTTAAAAAAAATAGCATCTATAAATGTTTTATATAGAAATATCCTAGATTTTTATTATGAAAATTCTTTTTATAGAATAATATTTGAGAATAGCAAAATTTCAGCATATAAATATGTTATTACAATAAAAGCATTAAAAAGTATTTATTAA